A genomic region of Gossypium hirsutum isolate 1008001.06 chromosome D01, Gossypium_hirsutum_v2.1, whole genome shotgun sequence contains the following coding sequences:
- the LOC107922251 gene encoding protein VAC14 homolog isoform X1: MADALSVIPASVLRNLSDKLYEKRKNAALEVEGIVKQLALSGDHEKISAVIKLLAKEFTYSPQANHRKGGLIGLAAATVGLTSEAAQHLEQIVPPVLNSLSDQDSRVRYYACEALYNIAKVVRGDLIIFFNQIFDALCKLSADSDANVQSAAHLLDRLVKDIVTESDQFSIEEFIPLLRERMNVLNPYVRQFLVGWITVLDSVPDIDMLGFLPDFLDGLFNMLSDSSPEIRQQADSALSEFLQEIKNSPSVDYGRMAEILVQRAASPDEFTRLTAITWINEFVKLGGDQLVPYYADILGAILPCISDKEEKIRVVARETNEELRSIKSDPAETFDVGAILYIARRQLDSEWEATRIEALHWISTLLDRHRAEVLCFLNDIFDTLLKALSDSSDEVVLLVLDIHACIARDPQHFRQLIVFLVHNFRVDHSLLERRGALIIRRLCVLLDAERVYRELSTILEGEADLDFACIMVQALNLILLTSSELSVLRELLKQSLVNAAGKDLFVSLYASWCHSPMAILSLCLLAQAYQHASAVIQSLVEEDINVKFLVQLDKLIRLLETPIFAYLRLQLLEPGRYIWLLKALYGLLMLLPQQSAAFKILRTRLKTVPSHSFNGDQLKRASSGNPCSQILHYSGSQITEDGNLRQDNGNLQNGINFASRLQQFVQMQRQHRMLEKSQEQSIARSSSTLSKEGPEAEESRGPQTSNSNLPPSRSSRRGLG, encoded by the exons ATGGCCGACGCGCTTTCTGTGATTCCGGCATCAGTTCTCCGTAATCTTTCCGACAAGCTGTACGAGAAACGCAAGAATGCTGCCCTTGAG GTTGAAGGAATTGTGAAACAGCTGGCGTTGTCGGGAGATCACGAGAAGATATCGGCGGTGATCAAATTGTTGGCCAAGGAATTTACCTACTCTCCACAAGCCAATCACCGTAAG GGAGGATTGATTGGTTTGGCTGCTGCCACTGTTGGGTTGACTTCCGAAGCCGCGCAACATCTTGAG CAAATTGTGCCGCCAGTGCTTAATTCTCTTTCTGACCAAGACAGCAGAGTACGATATTATGCTTGTGAAGCACTATATAACATTGCAAAG GTTGTCCGAGGAGATCTCATCATATTCTTTAATCAAATATTTGATGCATTATGCAAGCTATCGGCTGATTCTGATGCCAATGTACAGAGTGCTGCTCACCTTTTAGATAGGCTCGTGAAG GACATTGTTACTGAAAGTGACCAGTTCAG TATTGAAGAATTTATACCATTACTGAGAGAGCGTATGAATGTCCTGAATCCCTATGTTCGCCAATTTTTGGTTGGCTGGATAACTGTACTGGACAGTGTTCCAGATATTGACATGTTGGGTTTCCTCCCTGATTTTCTTGATG GTTTGTTTAATATGTTAAGTGATTCTAGTCCTGAAATACGGCAACAAGCTGATTCAGCACTTTCAGAGTTCCTCCAAGAGATTAAAAACTCCCCA TCTGTAGATTATGGTCGCATGGCTGAAATACTGGTGCAAAGGGCAGCTTCTCCTGATGAATTTACTCGGTTAACAGCAATCACTTGG ATAAACGAATTTGTAAAACTTGGTGGAGACCAGCTTGTTCCTTACTATGCTGACATACTGGGAGCCATCCTCCCCTGCATATCTGATAAAGAAGAGAAAATTAGAGTG gttGCTCGTGAAACCAATGAGGAACTTCGTTCAATCAAGTCTGATCCAGCGGAGACTTTTGATGTTGGGGCCATTCTCTACATTGCAAGGAG GCAACTGGATAGTGAGTGGGAGGCCACTAGAATTGAAGCATTGCACTGGATATCAACCCTTTTAGACAGACACCGTGCTGAG GTCTTGTGTTTTCTAAATGACATATTTGACACCCTTTTGAAAGCTCTATCTGACTCTTCTGACGAG GTTGTGCTTCTGGTTCTTGATATTCATGCATGCATAGCACGAGATCCCCAACACTTCCGCCAGCTTATTGTTTTTCTGGTGCATAATTTCCGGGTTGATCATTCTCTTCTGGAGAG GCGTGGTGCTTTGATAATCCGTAGACTTTGTGTTCTTTTGGATGCTGAACGGGTCTATCGTGAACTATCCACCATACTAGAGGGAGAAGCAGACCTGGATTTTGCCTGCATTATGGTTCAG GCCTTGAATTTGATTCTACTCACTTCTTCTGAGCTATCTGTGCTTCGGGAACTTTTAAAACAGTCACTTGTTAATGCTGCTGGAAAGGATTTGTTTGTTTCTTTGTATGCTTCATGGTGCCATTCACCCATGGCCATTTTAAGTCTTTGTTTGTTGGCACAG GCATATCAGCATGCAAGTGCCGTGATTCAGTCCTTGGTTGAGGAAGATATTAATGTCAAGTTCTTGGTTCAGCTTGATAAATTGATTCGCTTGCTCGAAACTCCCATCTTTGCTTATCTTAGATTGCAG CTTCTTGAACCAGGAAGGTATATATGGTTGCTGAAAGCATTGTATGGTCTTTTAATGTTACTTCCACAG CAAAGTGCTGCATTCAAGATCTTGCGAACTCGTTTGAAAACTGTGCCATCGCACTCCTTCAATGGTGATCAACTCAAACGAGCATCATCAGGCAACCCATGCTCCCAAATTTTACATTATAGTGGATCCCAAATCACTGAGGATGGCAATTTAAGGCAAGATAATGGGAATTTACAGAACGGAATCAACTTTGCTTCAAGgctacaacagtttgttcaaATGCAGAGACAACATCGAATgcttgaaaaatcacaagaacaATCAATAGCTAGAAGTAGTTCCACTTTATCAAAG GAAGGGCCAGAAGCAGAAGAATCCCGGGGACCTCAAACATCCAACTCAAACTTGCCTCCTTCAAGATCATCCAGAAGAGGCCTGGGGTAA
- the LOC107922251 gene encoding protein VAC14 homolog isoform X2: MADALSVIPASVLRNLSDKLYEKRKNAALEVEGIVKQLALSGDHEKISAVIKLLAKEFTYSPQANHRKGGLIGLAAATVGLTSEAAQHLEQIVPPVLNSLSDQDSRVRYYACEALYNIAKVVRGDLIIFFNQIFDALCKLSADSDANVQSAAHLLDRLVKDIVTESDQFSIEEFIPLLRERMNVLNPYVRQFLVGWITVLDSVPDIDMLGFLPDFLDGLFNMLSDSSPEIRQQADSALSEFLQEIKNSPSVDYGRMAEILVQRAASPDEFTRLTAITWINEFVKLGGDQLVPYYADILGAILPCISDKEEKIRVVARETNEELRSIKSDPAETFDVGAILYIARRQLDSEWEATRIEALHWISTLLDRHRAEVLCFLNDIFDTLLKALSDSSDEVVLLVLDIHACIARDPQHFRQLIVFLVHNFRVDHSLLERRGALIIRRLCVLLDAERVYRELSTILEGEADLDFACIMVQALNLILLTSSELSVLRELLKQSLVNAAGKDLFVSLYASWCHSPMAILSLCLLAQLLEPGRYIWLLKALYGLLMLLPQQSAAFKILRTRLKTVPSHSFNGDQLKRASSGNPCSQILHYSGSQITEDGNLRQDNGNLQNGINFASRLQQFVQMQRQHRMLEKSQEQSIARSSSTLSKEGPEAEESRGPQTSNSNLPPSRSSRRGLG, from the exons ATGGCCGACGCGCTTTCTGTGATTCCGGCATCAGTTCTCCGTAATCTTTCCGACAAGCTGTACGAGAAACGCAAGAATGCTGCCCTTGAG GTTGAAGGAATTGTGAAACAGCTGGCGTTGTCGGGAGATCACGAGAAGATATCGGCGGTGATCAAATTGTTGGCCAAGGAATTTACCTACTCTCCACAAGCCAATCACCGTAAG GGAGGATTGATTGGTTTGGCTGCTGCCACTGTTGGGTTGACTTCCGAAGCCGCGCAACATCTTGAG CAAATTGTGCCGCCAGTGCTTAATTCTCTTTCTGACCAAGACAGCAGAGTACGATATTATGCTTGTGAAGCACTATATAACATTGCAAAG GTTGTCCGAGGAGATCTCATCATATTCTTTAATCAAATATTTGATGCATTATGCAAGCTATCGGCTGATTCTGATGCCAATGTACAGAGTGCTGCTCACCTTTTAGATAGGCTCGTGAAG GACATTGTTACTGAAAGTGACCAGTTCAG TATTGAAGAATTTATACCATTACTGAGAGAGCGTATGAATGTCCTGAATCCCTATGTTCGCCAATTTTTGGTTGGCTGGATAACTGTACTGGACAGTGTTCCAGATATTGACATGTTGGGTTTCCTCCCTGATTTTCTTGATG GTTTGTTTAATATGTTAAGTGATTCTAGTCCTGAAATACGGCAACAAGCTGATTCAGCACTTTCAGAGTTCCTCCAAGAGATTAAAAACTCCCCA TCTGTAGATTATGGTCGCATGGCTGAAATACTGGTGCAAAGGGCAGCTTCTCCTGATGAATTTACTCGGTTAACAGCAATCACTTGG ATAAACGAATTTGTAAAACTTGGTGGAGACCAGCTTGTTCCTTACTATGCTGACATACTGGGAGCCATCCTCCCCTGCATATCTGATAAAGAAGAGAAAATTAGAGTG gttGCTCGTGAAACCAATGAGGAACTTCGTTCAATCAAGTCTGATCCAGCGGAGACTTTTGATGTTGGGGCCATTCTCTACATTGCAAGGAG GCAACTGGATAGTGAGTGGGAGGCCACTAGAATTGAAGCATTGCACTGGATATCAACCCTTTTAGACAGACACCGTGCTGAG GTCTTGTGTTTTCTAAATGACATATTTGACACCCTTTTGAAAGCTCTATCTGACTCTTCTGACGAG GTTGTGCTTCTGGTTCTTGATATTCATGCATGCATAGCACGAGATCCCCAACACTTCCGCCAGCTTATTGTTTTTCTGGTGCATAATTTCCGGGTTGATCATTCTCTTCTGGAGAG GCGTGGTGCTTTGATAATCCGTAGACTTTGTGTTCTTTTGGATGCTGAACGGGTCTATCGTGAACTATCCACCATACTAGAGGGAGAAGCAGACCTGGATTTTGCCTGCATTATGGTTCAG GCCTTGAATTTGATTCTACTCACTTCTTCTGAGCTATCTGTGCTTCGGGAACTTTTAAAACAGTCACTTGTTAATGCTGCTGGAAAGGATTTGTTTGTTTCTTTGTATGCTTCATGGTGCCATTCACCCATGGCCATTTTAAGTCTTTGTTTGTTGGCACAG CTTCTTGAACCAGGAAGGTATATATGGTTGCTGAAAGCATTGTATGGTCTTTTAATGTTACTTCCACAG CAAAGTGCTGCATTCAAGATCTTGCGAACTCGTTTGAAAACTGTGCCATCGCACTCCTTCAATGGTGATCAACTCAAACGAGCATCATCAGGCAACCCATGCTCCCAAATTTTACATTATAGTGGATCCCAAATCACTGAGGATGGCAATTTAAGGCAAGATAATGGGAATTTACAGAACGGAATCAACTTTGCTTCAAGgctacaacagtttgttcaaATGCAGAGACAACATCGAATgcttgaaaaatcacaagaacaATCAATAGCTAGAAGTAGTTCCACTTTATCAAAG GAAGGGCCAGAAGCAGAAGAATCCCGGGGACCTCAAACATCCAACTCAAACTTGCCTCCTTCAAGATCATCCAGAAGAGGCCTGGGGTAA